The sequence ctttccagccatctggagctctcagcagcattgctcctttttcgtaacagtttatAAGGACTCAAAATACATAGACTGGGCTTGGTTTCAGGCTCCCTAGGTACGGCCTTTTAAGCTTGTGAGGGAAGTAGCTGAACTGTGGGGAGCGTAAGATGCACTCTTTACAGGAGGGATGCTGGCCAAACTACTTCATTTAGAACAAACTCAAACACACATGCAGGGGTGCACCTAGGAGTTGGTCAGGTCAGGGCCAGGGGGAGCACAAAAACCGTGActctccactctggctcagagtggctaggagcctgcctgcctgcttagaAAATGGaccgatggaggaggaggaggggaagcagcCCAGACCGTGATTACCATGGAGAAAGTCACTGGTGGGGGATGAAAGGAAATGAAAAGACAcctttttgagtttctggtcaCCGGTCTATTCCGGCTTCAGAGGCCCCAATACAGCTCCTTGTGAAGGGTGCAAGGCAGCCTAGGTACATCTCTGCACACAAGACACGATAAAAGCCCACAAAAAAATCTCTCTTCAATAACCTGAAGGACTAGTCTCTACAGctcctgaacttttttttttttgggggggggggaaacgtggACCAGAACTGCTTCACACTTTGGTGAACTTGAATACATAAAACACAGACTGTATTCCCTTAACAGTACAGGGAGCAGCTTCTGGAATGAATAATTTTCACAGGGCTGCAGCTTATTGTGCTGGGAAATCAAGGACACCTTTTTGTCTCATCATTGGTCATTGGAGACAGAAAGAGATGTTTGCTGGCACTGAGGCAGAGCTCCGGCGCCTGCGATTCCCTTGTGCTCCTTATGTTGGGACTTAAAGGGAAAGGCTGGGCTGCTGGAGGAACAGACTCTTCCTTGATCTCAAGGCAGATGAGAGGAATTCTTAAGTGAGACCTTTGGAGGAATGAATATGCACCAGTCATTGCAAGTGTGTATTAGCTATTGGCATAATGAAGCTGTTATGATGAAGGTCAAGGATGCAGGAAGTGGGGAACACTTACCTTTtgctccactctttccaggcacaggtcagcGCTTAAAAGCTGTGGAGGTTTTTTTGCCTCAAAGTTTCCCTGTGGAAACCTACTCTTTAGTgatcaatcagagcaaacatcaatacGGGTTCTCCACAGATTGCTGTCTGCTCCTACTGAGCTTTAGAGAGTCGGCTTTCACAGGCAAAGCTctggagtaaaaaaaaacaaacgatGTTCAGACATGGAACTTTAAATTGGGAACCGTGACTGGAAAGAGCGGAGGAAAGGTGAGTGTAGATAATCCCTTAGCTAGTACAGAGAGAAGGAGCAAGGCTCCTCAATGGCAAGGTTATATGGTATGGGAATGGTACATGGAATGTTCTGGAAAGGATGTTCAGGTGAATAGAAAGATGCCTTAGATGAGAATTCTCACAGAAAAATTCAAAAATCCATATTAGAGCAAAGGCTTTATTAGGCCAAACAAAACGTTATGGGATGGAATGCAAATCTTTGAGTTCTCCAGAATGCTTCAGCTGGCTAGGTGGTAAACACTCTTGCagatcaggaattggttaagtaAAAGGAAGCAAAGGATTAAACGGACACGTCTCCTACTGGAGAGTTTCAGAAAGTGGAGTCCCCCAAGGttcagtattgggacctgtgcttttaatCTTGTTCCTAAGTGATGAGGTGTCAGGTGTGAGAAttgaggtggccaagtttgttAATGATACTAATTGTTCAGTGCCATTAAAACAAAAAGCGATTGCAAAGAGCTCCAAAGGACCTACTCAAACCGAGTGAAATAAAATTGGaaatacaattacagtggtacctcgggttaagtacttaattcgttccggaggtccgttcttaacctcaaactgttcttaatctgaagcaccactttggcttattgggcctcctgctgccgccatgccgctggagcacaatttctgttctcatcctgaagcaaagttcttaacccgaggtactatttctgggttagcggagtctgtaacctgaagcgtatgtaacctgaagcatatgtaacccgaggtaccactgtaaatgtaaacaagtgatgcatgttggtacaaaataaaaaataaaaaatgaataaatcttaACCTCACATATTTACACATGGGGTCACAACTGCCAGTGGCTGACCAGGAAAGAGACCTTGGGGTCGTAAATTGATGGCTCAGtaaagatgttgacccagtgtccAAACCCCATTGAGGTAAATGTGAATATTGGATCGTTTGCCCCAGTGTGCACATTCCCTTACATTGAATTGTATTTCCCCATTTAATTTCTCACAATCCTGATTTGGAGAGATCCTCTTGGAGCTTATCTCAATCCCTACTATGTCTGCAGCATTCAACATGTTTCATGTGTCTCTTATTCTTCCAAACTCTTCCAGGAAAGCTCCTTTCTGAATGGTGAAATAGGGAATGGCACCCTAGTGACAGAATTTATCCTAACTGGACTTTCTGATCTCCCAGCTGTCCgcttctccctctttgctgccttTTTGCTCATCTACCTGGTCACCCTGCTGGGGAACAGCACCATTCTTCTTGCCATAGCAGCTGACTCTCATTTGCACAaccccatgtatttcttcctcagCAACCTTTCCCTGCTGGACATCTGCTGCCCCACAGCTACAGTGCCCAAGATGCTGGAGAGCCTCTTGTCAGCGAGCAATACCATTTCCTTTGTTGGCTGTGTGCTGCAACTCTACTTCCTGATAGCCTTGGCAGGGACAGAGGTCTTCCTCTTGGCTGCCATGGCCTATGACCGCTATGTGGCCATATGCAACCCTCTGCGATACACGGTCATCATGAGCAAGAAGCTGTGTCTTCAGATGGCTGCTGGTACATGGGTCACAGGGTTCCTCAACTCCCTTCTACACACGGTGTTGACTTTCACTCTACCTTTCTGCAGATCCAATAGAGTCAATCAATACTACTGTGACATCCCTCCAGTCTTGGCCTTATCATGTGCTTCCACCTATGTGGCTGAGATGGTTGTCTTCATTGTTGGTGGGATTTTTGGTGTGGGGGCTTTTATGGTGACGTTGGTCTCCTACATCCACATCATCTCCACCATCCTTAGGATCCGTTCTGCTGAGGGGAAACGCAAGGCCTTATCCACTTGTGCCTCTCATCTTATGGTAGTGGGCCTCTTCTATGGGACAATCCTCTTCACTTACTTAAGGCCTTCCTCCAGCCACCATCCAGATCAGGACAGGATGGTGAGCATGCTCTATGGGGTAATTACGCCCATGCTGAACCCTTTGATCTACAGTCTCAGAaataaggaggtgaaaggggctTTGAAGAGGGTCATAGTTCATAAATGCTTAAAGAGCAAATGTGTGGCTTAGTTATTTGTATTTCTCAGTTAAGTTGGAATGGGTGCATAAGTAATTCTGAGCCAAGGAAAAGTAGTACAGTATATCCATTTTTTGAAAGGGAAAACAAAGGTAACCGTTTGCCTCCGTTTCCTGAGATTTTTTTgaataccaaaaagaaaaaaatgtaaaactCTCTCTCCCACCAGTCTCTCTAGACACCAAGAATAAGTAACTTCGAATTGGTTGAACATTTTGCTTGATGGAATATGGAGACTTTTATTCTTGGTTCTCCTTGTGGCTCTGGTCATTTCATGTTTCCGCATATCTTGTGAGTCAAAGGAAGTG comes from Podarcis raffonei isolate rPodRaf1 chromosome 13, rPodRaf1.pri, whole genome shotgun sequence and encodes:
- the LOC128398906 gene encoding olfactory receptor 5V1-like; this translates as MLTQCPNPIEESSFLNGEIGNGTLVTEFILTGLSDLPAVRFSLFAAFLLIYLVTLLGNSTILLAIAADSHLHNPMYFFLSNLSLLDICCPTATVPKMLESLLSASNTISFVGCVLQLYFLIALAGTEVFLLAAMAYDRYVAICNPLRYTVIMSKKLCLQMAAGTWVTGFLNSLLHTVLTFTLPFCRSNRVNQYYCDIPPVLALSCASTYVAEMVVFIVGGIFGVGAFMVTLVSYIHIISTILRIRSAEGKRKALSTCASHLMVVGLFYGTILFTYLRPSSSHHPDQDRMVSMLYGVITPMLNPLIYSLRNKEVKGALKRVIVHKCLKSKCVA